Genomic window (Rhododendron vialii isolate Sample 1 chromosome 4a, ASM3025357v1):
CTTTTTCCAGGACGTATGTTCCAAAAAACTTAAGCGGTGTGAAATAGAGAAATTGGAGGAACGTATAGTGCATATTCTATGCAAGCTTGAAAAGATCTTTCCTCCTGCCTTCTTTGATATAATGGTGCACTTGGCCGTTCATTTGCCACGTGAGATTATTCTCGGAGGACCCGTGCACTTTCGGTGGATGTATCCGATTGAAAGGTTGTTTCACATAGCTAATATTTGctaatggataataattttttttttgtatttaatcTTACTCTTACCTCATTTTTGCTTCTAGGTTTCTAGGGAAATTGAAGAGGTTTGTTTCTAATAGAGCTCGACCAGAAGGTTCAATCGTAGAGGCTTACATTGTCAAGGAGTGTATAACATTTTGCTCAATGTATTTGGATGGAGTTGAAACAGTGCATAATCGACCCGAACGAAATGAAGATCTTGGTGTACGTCGCCAAGGGTTGACGGTATTTACAGGAACAGCTCGTCCTATTCTCCCAATCACTAGAGATGGTCAGATGTCACAAGAACTTCGTGATATTGCTCATTGGTTCTTGTTGTACAATAGTCCGGAGTTGGAGAAGTATTTAGAGTATGTGCTTATCCCAATTATATTGTATATTATCCATGTTCTCTGTTAGGAATAAATATTAACAATATTTAATCTATTATCCACCTTTTTATGAGTAGGGAACACAAGAATTTGTTACCTATTCAAGCTGGAGAAAACATAACTCAGAAGCAACGAAAAGAATTTCCCAAATGGTTCAAAGATCATGTAAGACATTAGATTATTAGTAACTCCATCTATTATGCTTGTACATAATATGATTAGTGCTAATAGAATCACTTGTACTTTGTATTTGATTGTAGATGAATAGATTGAGAGTTGAAGAGTCACCGGAGGCAACTGATGAGTTGTGGTCGTTAGCGAATGGTCCTAATTTGTTAGTGAAGGAGTATTCTGGTTGCATAATCAATGGCGTAAGGTTCCACACAAGGGAAGTAGATGATCGTCGAACGAGTCAAAATAGTGGTGTGCTTGTAGTTGGCGATCACGAGGGTGAGATGCATGACTTTTATGGTCACTTAAGCAAAGTTTGGGAATTTGGATACAGATGCAGTAATAAAGTTGTATTGTTCCAATGTGAATGGTATAACACTGGCAACACTGGTAGAACCAGAACAATACGAACAGATGCACATTGTACGAGCATTGATGTCACAAGTCGGTGGTATCAATCTGACCCTTTTGTTCTTCCTAGCCAAGCGAAGCAAGTCTTTTACCTAAATGATACTAAATGGGGTAAGCCTTGGCAAGTCGTGCAACAAGTCCAACATAGGGGAATGTTTGATGTTCCAGAAGTTGATAATGACGAACCTAGGTATCCCATGGAATGCGATGATGCATTCCAACAAGAGAGCATTACCTCGGTTGTTCCAGTCGATGTTGAAGCTGAAGTTCATTGTCATAGGGATGGTGCTGAAGACGAAGTTGTGTTGGGGATTGGGCCATTAGATGAAACAATAGAGGAGAGTGGTGATGATGAAGACGATGAAATACCTGATGTGGAAATGGATCCTGATATGGATTATGATATGTAGttatgtttttgtgtaatgtgaTAAATGTCCTTAAAGTCATGAATGGTAGTTATGTTTTTGTGAATATGGATCTTGGTATCGATTATGACTTGTAGTTATGTTTTTGAGTATTGGGATAAATGTCCTTAAAGTCATGAATTGTAGTTACTTTTTGTTGGATATGGATTAAGATATGCAGTTATGCATTTTTGTATTGGGATAAATTTTGTAAAGTCATGAATTGTTTGTTTACAATTATATCTTTTTTCCCTTGTGCGATTATAAAAGAACCTAATTTTGTATGATTATATTATTTGTTATCATCCTATGTCCTTTTATGCCTTGTAGTTGCAATAACAAAATGGCAAATGGGAAGAAAAACTTCATCAAACCATGTTCTCTAGCAACTATGAAGAAAACCAAATATGAGATGGCAAGAGATGAGAGAATGAAGGAGAACAATGCGAGACTAAAGGCTGCTGGGATTGACCGTATACTAGCTGATTTGAGGGGTACGTCTTTGCCAAACTGTACGAATGAGAAGAGAATGGGTACTAGGAATGGGGTAGATGATCCTGACTATATGCCACCAAGTATTGAGGACGCCAATGACGATGAGTCTTTGGATTCTCTTGAACACGAGGTACAATATGGATGATATATATAATGAGTGTTTTTGTGTTTGTGGCTTTACTCCATTTTGTTTTATGTAGTACTTATACTTTTCTTGTATTGTGTTATGTTAATTAGCTCCAACAGATACCACCGAGTGGACCAACAAGATCAGAAGTTGAGCTCCAGCATGACTCGACTCGTGTCCTTGAGAGGATGACTCGTTCAACACCACATCTTGTAGTTGAGTCCCAGCCCTCACCACCTTGCAATGTAGAAATACAAAGTGAGGCAGCTGCAGTTAGTAGTGCTGGTAAGATGTTGAAGCTCCATTAATGGGGATAttttaagtttaatttttttcattgaatAACTAAATAATACTATTGTGCCATTAAAGTAGCTCCTAATAGACGCGGACGCGGCATATCACGCGGACTAGAACTCCAAAGACTTGTTGAAAACAAAGGGAAACTACTTGTTTCCATCCCACCAGAGTATCGTGCTCCGGTGGGGACTTACGCTTCTAAATTGGCCTCTAAGATTGGTGTTGAGGTTCGTGCACAAGTAGAAGACCTAAGTGTTAAAAGTTGGAAGGCTATGGATGAGGGTATTAAGGCACCTTTGCTTCAATCCCTAAAGGTACTTGCAAtacctatttatttttgtaactgaTAGTACATAGTTAATGATTACTGCAAAATCTTTTTATAGGATCAGTTTGACTTTGAAGGAGATCCAATTGATGTCAACAAGGCAATAACATCAAGGTGTGGGCGGAGATTGAGTGATTACACCCACAGGTTGTATGAGAAATTCAAAAAGCTTAAAGCAACCAAGGGGGAAGCGTATGCAAGAAGTCACCCACCTCCTCAAATTGCCATGGAGCAATGGACTCGTTTGATTGAAAAGAAGTGGACAAACAAAGATTGGCTGGTAACCAAAACTTTTACCATTCTATATTCTACTTGTTTCAATGTTTGGGCAGTCATGATAGTTAAAGAACACTCTAAAACTTGAATCAAGTATTAGGCCTTGAGAGTTGACCATGGAGTGACTATCCACTTAGACTTGGATAACATGCCACAATATTTTGTAGTTGATCTTTAAGAAAAACTGTCATCTTAGCTTTGGCTGGTTTGCCTTGTTTGTAGCTTGGTTTGTACTAATTTTCCTTTACGTGTATGGTCATGTCCTCATTTGGTTCCTACCATTTAAGCATGGTCTCATTTCTATGTTTCAAGTACtgagttttcttatttttgttggttGTTGGGGCTTGTAGCTTCGATCagagaaaaatatagaaaatagacGCAGTAACAAGACAAAGCACAGATGCGGGACGAAGTCTCTAGCAGTTAGAGTACATGAacatgtgtgtttttttgtttctctctttacGTTTGATAAGCTCATTGGCATGCTAAATTAACCACTGGAATATGAAATAACATCTCAGGCTCTAAAAAATGAGGGTCAACTGCCTAAATTGCCGGAGTTTTATAAATCCACTCACTATAATGACGACATGGGGAAGTGGATTGCTCCAAAATGCCAGACTAACTATGTACGTATATCAAGTAATTTTTGTGGATAGAAAATCAGCGTTTCAATTTACTTATGTTGTTTCAATTCATAACAAATGGCAGGAGGAAATGGTCCGAGTAGATGCTGCACTTAATCAGGAAGGTGCTTCCCCATTAACAGGGGAGCAGATGTCTGTCACGGTGCTGAAACAAAAACCAGGTTATGTGAAAGGACTTGGCTTGAGGCCTTCATCATCTATTAGGACCACATCTGAAACTGCCCTGAAAGCACTTGGCTTGAGGCCTTCCTCCTCTGCCATGACCCATGAATACGTGTCAAGCCTCGAGATGAAAATAGAGGCACAAAATGACACCATTGAGAAGCTTTTGGAGGCAAGTAAGCAGCAGCAGAAGATAAATGCTAGCATGATGGAGTTTCTCATTGAAAAAGGGTACACTGGACATGTTGGGAGTGCTGAAACATCATCTAATGATTGACTGGTTAGTAGAATTCATTTATCCTTTTCAAACTCGTTTCAATGAACTCATATATAAGTAATGGAATGGTTGATTGATTTAGTGTGGTTGATTGACAGATttagtgcaattttttgttttatatattCATGCAATTAGTGGATTTAGTTGAACTTCCAAGAAGTGTTAGGATTGAGATGTTTTTTGTCCATGTCTGCATTTTGTAACTTATTAAAGCTATCTAGTTTTTCAGATTGGTATGCTGGCTGTTATAGTTTCTGTTTTTATAGTTTCTGCTTTTATAGTTCTGCTTTTCCAGATTGGTATGTTGGCTCTACCAACcggattttctcttttttcttggaTTTGACCGATGGTGAGATAAGTATGAGTAGCAAAATAGTTTCGGTGTTGCTTTTTATTATTTGTCTGTTGAATGTTACTTAACGTGTATTTCGCTCGTAGTAGATTTCTCATTCAAATGCGGACACTTTGTCCCCCAAGTCACTAATGCCCAAAATCTGTATCCTGGGTTAATCATTGCTTCACATCACTTCTCCAAGCCTTACCCTCTTGTTAATGAGATTGACCAGCTCTGTCTTGCGGTCATGGATCACTTAATCCAGTTTGCTTACCCATCCTTATCTGGTTACGGTAAGTTCACAATTTCCTTTACCATGAAGTGATCTTATGGAGAGGAGATCTCATTTATGCTAGGTGATGCCATCCCCTTGACTTATCCAGATTGTAAGTTCATTCTAAAAAGTGAGGTCTATGATCTAATTCTAAACTAATGACACTTTTTGACTGCTGTCCATTGTTTTTGGGGGTGTCCAATGGGTGTTTCTGTTTTGGTGTCTGACATGAACATGACACCTCGGAAGTTTCGGTGCTGCTTAGATCACTACTTATCCCAAGATTCTAAGTTGTTTGGAGTGGTGTTGCAATGCCGATGGTGGGAGGTGAAAACAAATATAGGACCACATTGCTTCTATCTGTAGATTGTGGTTCTTGCACCGCTGGGCCTAGCATTGGGAATGGAATCAGTTTCAAGAAATGAGTAGCCTACTATGCTATCTTCTCCTAGAATTTCAAGTGTTTTTTCCTTGATTAATAATTGAATGTTGCTTTctagagactagagagagatGTGTCTTATGTTTTATCCTTGAGTGGTGCAATTTCAATCGTTTCGAAGCTGGAACGATGTAGCTTTTAGTTTTTTCACATGGTTAATTAGGATTTTGTATCATTTTCTGGCTCTGAATCTTGTTTTCCACCAACTGCATAATATTCATGGTATTCAAAACATTAGTACCAGGCTAGCAGCATAAGTTTGGAGAGGGGCCAAAAAATGCATACCAATCTCTCTGGCATCGTATATCTACACTGGTTTCAGTTTTGATGATGACTAAGCTtagtcaaaaatcaaaatttttgatATGTCTCTAagtcgtcattttccctaacttGAAGCATCTTATATGTATGGAAAATGCTAATACAAAGTTTGTTGAGAAGCATTTATGTTTTTCATGAGCATCTTATATGTGTTGAACATTTGCTGCTTAGTTTCCTTTGTATACGATATATCGACTTAGTGATGTCAGGTTCCGTCAATTAAGCGTAAAGCAGTAtcagtttttttatttggaatgaTGGAACTTCTCATAATATGTTGCTTCTCATTTGGAAAAAGAATGATGTCCTTTGATCAAGTGTTCTTACTGTCACTCAAAATTGAATGCTTTAATAGGGACTTGGAATTTGCTGATGAACCATAGCATGAACAGGTAATCAATAAATGAATTTCTCTTGGCTAAGTTTGGACTGGGTTTGGAACTTACCTTGGGGGTTCACTTATCCAGTGTCCAATTTCCTTTCTAATCAAGGGATTAAGCAATGCTGGAATATTTTTTGGCACAACATCCCGTGACTGAAACATTGTGGGCTGAACCTTTTGTCACACTCTATCCAAGCCCCAATTAGAGACAGGAGAGGGTTGGATAGAAGTTGCAAATTGTACTGAGGTTGGAACTCTAGACAATTACTTTCCTTTTTGGACGTACAATGATTGGCCTGCATTTACTCGTGGTGTTATTTAGGATTATGCAATGGTGGATTATGAATCTTTTGTGTTGTTCATATTGTGCAAgtgtgtatataaatatataactGCATATTTGATGGTTTCTTACTTTCTTTGATatgtttgctatttttttttcttggcagcGTGTAAGATCGATGttctttttggagttcgtggCTGTGGGAGATGGAATTCAAAGAAGGATACATTGCAAAAGTTGGCCCCGAGGTGGTGTAGTATTTTGGAAAGATCCATGATGCTTTTTGAAAATCCTAGAGCATAAGTAGTGGTAAACTTGATATTTTGTTTCCTGGGGCTAAACTTTGTTTTGATGGTTTGAACAATGATGTCATTATCATGTAGTTGAAAGGGTTTGGCTAATGTTTCACAGAAATGACAATTTGTTTACTTGAAAGCTAACAAATTTTTGCTATTTATGGTTATGATTGTCCATGGTTGTATGTGGTAGTGGTAGATGCTAAATGAGCAGGGAATGTATAAAAAATGTTTGCAAGGAGAAATATTCATTGCTTGCAATAGGCTATTTTTTTATTGCGTATATGTAacattagcgaggaaaaaatttgtCTTTGAAAGCCTACAATAGGCTGCTTTTTGCTAGGAAATTACTTTGGCAGCGAGGAATTTATTCCTCGCCTATTATTTTCATTCATGTCATGCCTCGTGTTTGCGCGAGGAATTTTGCTTTTTCGGCGAGGACTTTTTTCCTCACAAATCATTTTtggcgaggaattttttcctcgcctATTATATTCATTCAAGTCCTGTCCACAGTTTGGGCGAGGAATTTTGCGTTTTTGGCGAGGActtttttcctcgcaaattatttttggcgaggaattttttcctcgcaaattgTCAGCAATTTGTGAGGAAATTATTTTCCTCGCTGTAAGCTTCTGCGACAACGTTTTAGCGAGGAAAGTTGGCGACAAAAATATTCCTCGCTAATACATTCAGCGAGGAAATATTTGATTTAGCGACAAAATATGTTCCTCACAATAGGCCATTCGTGTTGTAGTGTCTTTGTTTGCTCTGAAGCTCTATGGGTTTAGGTTGCCAACAATGAATAGAAGGGGCCGAATTAATTTTCTTAACCCCATCAAAATTCTTCTGAGAGGCTATAGGATTACCTTTTGAATACTTCGCAAATTGCACGACAATAGTAAAATTTATAATCACAACTCCATCGAGGTCCTCAATCGCATTAATAGCCTCCTCCCTTCTCTTAAATCTAACGAATCCAAACTTAGTATTGAAAGAAGAGCTCCTCCAAGCTTTATGGGTAACACCTAAATGGTTTACTACCTATAGCTTAAAACCTATATAGTCCGATAAAGCCTTTTACTATGATAAACTGCTCCCTGTGGACCGATCTTGGTCTTACCAAGTTAAATTGCAATCGACTATAAAAGCCATATGCTTCGGGCTAGACGTGCAGAAACACAACTAAAAGTCGCAAGCATTTCATCATTGTAGTGAAATTgttaatatttgaaataaaaaaaatgacaaataaatgaAATACAAAATTCATAAAGAAGAACAATTTAAGAAaccaatttataaaaaaaaatacaaaatctgaaaaacaaaaaacaaaaaaaaataaagaattcaatGGGTGCTGTGCCCCCATTGGGTTAGCCCTACAAAAATCATAGCGTATGATATGTGCCCACATCTTTATTGCTGATGATTTACTATCCCGCAAGTCCGACTTTTTGGTATATACATAGAGTCATAAGATTAATGCGTTACCCGTAAGGGTGAGACGGAAAACCAGACAGAACCAGCAGTTTTCTCTCCCCTATTTTTTCTGGTTTGGTCCAGGTTTTGGGATTTTGCCCAAATTTAAAAccggtttggttttggttcttGTGGCTAAAAAGTTGGACTAGACCGAACTGGACCAGTAGTATATACTCCTGAACCAGCCAAGCAAAAAACCTTGGTCCTATTAATTGTAGTACTTATCCAGGCTTCGTCAAATCCTTTGGGTTGAAATGAGAGCCCGTGTTAGCCTAAGTCCACCCCGATTGGTCCAATGAGCCCAAACAGAAGCCCGCATATGTAGTAAGAATGGCTTTACACTAAGGGAAAATAGAGGCCCATgctaggacgtgttttgataattaatactcgccatggacatgctgagaacatttgttaatgctgaaaatgtcattagtagatattaattatcaaaacatgttattgaccgtcattttcccaaacccCCTAATCAATTGGAGATCTTTCATCCCTGCTGTCCACCGCTGCCAAAGATCCGACAGCCAACCACCAACTGCCGACCAGCTTCCACCATTTACCACCTTACCGCTGCTGGCCATTCCAAACGGAGAAACTATCCGGCGCTCAAACAacacaaataaaaaagtttaGGGATCAAACTGAGACTCGATTTTAAATAACAGCTAATCTCCCATTTAAACATCCTTAGGCAATAGGCATATTTAGAACTAATCATGAAATTTTAAACCTTAAACTTTAGATTCGGTCCCCTTTTTCCCATAGAGCTTGTTATTTTGTACTCAGTTTTTAGTCTATCCAAAATGCTACATGCACAATCGTTGTGTACGTTGTGAACTAATTAATTCTAATCGTTTAGATGTGTTGGGATggtccaaatttaaaaataaaaaaatatcttgcacggaaaagttaaacttttccaaGGAAGAGTTTAATCAAATCCTGACAATTAGTTATAACAATTAATCTAAATCCATTTAAAGCCCCGTGTTTTTagtggggaaaatgacggtcaatggcgtgttttgataattaatacacattaagaacattttcagaattaacaaatgttctcaacatgtccttggcgggtattaattatcaaaacacatcttgagccgtcattttcccttagggtttgttttgggtttaATTTCTTGGGCTGGGTCTAGCCCACTTTGGTGAGTtaggtttctttctttcttttgtgcttAATTGTAATCTTTGCACTTTTAGGTCATCTGGTGCTTTGGCTTTATTGGTATATATTATTTGGACTTTTCCGGCCCTTTGAATGCATTTCTCAACCTTTAGTTGaaattctctttttctcttcacttaataaattgttatttttgctaatgaaaaaagaagaagaagatatccTCTGTTGTGGAGGGATCTAATAGTGAATAAATGAATCTTATTTTGTAGCCACTCAATAAATTAAGAAGCATCCCCTATCGATATTTGTCAAGAAAAGAAACGTATCGTTGATAACAAGTTCAATTAATAAAACCTAATGTTTCAATTCTCTAAAAGTTTAAATATTCAATCAAGCTACAATGATTGGTGATTCTTTGCTGCAAGCAAAATCATATATATAGATCGATAAATGGGTTGATCGTTCTAATAGTTCTAATTAATTTGGTCACATTATTTGTCTAGATAATTAACCCATCAAAAAGCCACATTGAAATCATCATTTGTCACATAATTGATGACTGATGAGGTTAATTGTCAACAAAAATTTGTTGATTAACCCAAACAAGTTTCCATCATCACAAAATGAAATGCTTATTATTCTTCCCCCCGCTGCGAATATCTTCTCACGAGTTCTTTCTATTTGTACAATGTACAAGTCTTATAAGTGTGTTAATTAAGCGATGTGCATATAAGTTGGTCCACTCGTTTATAAGTGTAGTAGCTTGACAAATCTGTAGTTCTTGGAAGTAATTTATTGATACGTTCATACTTGgttggagtgcatctgatcATTTAGGTATTTTGTGTCTTTTGTCTTtaactttgcattttttcttgtttgagactcctaattagctATTaagcagtttaaaagtgtcgttGTTGCATCAGGTCATGCCTGAgttaggatgaaagacatcGACTGTCTTGTGATTTACTCATTTTGTATGGAGTAtttgttagatgattagtttggttttACCTAAGTTCTTTAtaatgatctccgttttgtaagtACCGCTGgacgtttatcaatacaatcttttcACTTTTGACCCCCCCCTAAAAAAAAGCGAGATAAATAAAAGCTGGTCCACCCACCAtgagttatatatataattaaaaaaagtacTACTCCTATTATGCACGGTAATTAAAATAAGAGTTACATTtggagttcaatttttttccggTCAACATAATTTATTGAAGTACTTTTAGTTGTTTCAAACAGATGGAATAGGACTGGGAAACAATTGAAGTGATCACCTCATATTGAAATTATATATAGCGTTCGTTTTCTAAACCATGCAAATAAATACAATCATATGACCACATACGATTAATTGTCAGATCAATGTCATTCGATCTTTcccatgatatatatatatatatatatatatatatatatatatatatatatataaaatctaTTGGTCTCTATTTATTGGTCCTTTTTAGATTTTCAACTTACTTTATTATTAATTAAGAGGGAGCATCATCGCTGTAATTGTCGTATATATTGATTTTACTTTTGAGGATAAACGGATGAACCAGTCGAATCATTCAAAAACTTGTAATTATAAACACACATTCAAAGAatgtaccatatgcacttattttacgattcattcataacattttagcgtgttacgtaacttttgttctataattcataacttttcagcagttcgattcgtaacattttcattataattcatactccctccgtctcctttttaaagtccaatattccattttgggttatctcttaataagtgttcattttgtaaagttaatgggtaaaagttggtgcatttttcattttgcccctaaaaataaattccattttgaaaagttagtgagtaaaaatataatgatgatgtctccataaagGGTAAATAGGAAAATTGGAGGTAAacgttgatgtgaaaggtgtaatgatgatgttttcttaataagttagagttacaaaacggaacacttaaaaaagggacggatggagtaacattttagtgtatctcgtaatctttatacgattcgtaactttttaacaatacgattcgtaaattttctctataattcataacattttggaggtgcatatgatacGCACCCAAATAAGAAAcatgtattgtagtctttcccttaTAGTATTAAATAACCAAACTAATGCTGGTTTCTTGGTCTACCAATTACGAGTAATATATTATCATCATTTTGCTTGCCTCATCTCAGTGCATGCTAACTAGCTTTCTTTTGTTCTGTTTCAGCTGGGACTGATCTTAAATAGCTGTTTCCTTCGATCATATCCTTTTGATTCAGTACTTAATTGGCTGGATTTTGTCTTTCCTGCCATATATTGTACTTTCAATCCCCTTTTTTAGGGCCTGTGTTTGGTTTTTTCTTGATGTATTCTTTGTCCagtttaataaattttttgttgctgatcgaaaaaaaaataactgaaaaaaCTAGAGCCCATGCTGGAAAGGCTAAATCATGATTTTTACAAGTTATGAGCACAGGAAAAAAAGGTTTTCCGAATGACTCGTACGTAGAAAATGTACGTACATCGTGCAATGGAAACATGTTTAATTTTGATCGGCAAATCGATCGTGGATGAAAATAAGCATTGCAATTTGCAATCCACCCGGCCATTACGCCGTGACTGTACTGTCTTCAAATTTTGTTAGGAACTAACTgcccataccataccaaaccatgCATGAAGCTAGACATACGTACACCTCCTGACTAGATGAAATGAATCCTGGCCTCCTCATGTCATGTACCCATCCATATTCTCTAATAACTTAATCGGGGGAATTCTTGAATACATATATAGACGTTAAGACAGGGTGTTCTGTATATATGcattctccctaaatttttgggatatttggtattttttagtttttgtaattttttatttcgtTTTTCGTCATAATTTTGGAGATTAATCATTCCGTCTCCAAGAAAGAAATTACAAAGTATTAGAATGTGGATCAAAGTTGACAAAGTTAATATAAGACAAAACTttataaagacaaaaaacacttgttcttaattagttttttttttgttttgttttggccataatttttgttttttaaactcttttcatcgagacgaatgattaattaaaTATAGATCTAAGGAGTAACAAAgattcaaaagtaaaaaaacaaaaaacaaaaaaaaaagtcaaaaatttagaaagaatGGAGCATTATGGCTACTAAAGGTTAGTGAGAGAGATTGTCGTTttcccagagagagagagattgtcgTTTTCCTACCATTAGTTGGATTCGCATGTCTCCTTTTAGAGCGACCTGTATGAATAGATAGAACAAAACTATACtagtattaattttattttatttttgttacaaCTTACAACTATAGTAGTATTATTAGTAGTAGAGAGTAATATATAAGTAGTAATTTTTCTTTGGTAATAATATAGGAGTAGTTGCTTATGAATTGGTAAACCTTTCGCGTCGTCAACGACTATTCACACAAGCGACAAaccaagaaatgaaaaaaaaaaaaaaaaaaccagtatTGTAGTACTAGTATTagataagaaagaaaaaacatagaaaatattgatcaccaaaacaaacaacaagGTCATGAAGTGGGTATGGATGGATGGTATTTTCTGATCTACCTACCCATGGACGACGCTACTTTCTACCTCATATATCTCACCATTTTTTTGACATAGTTtcctactttttttctttttgtgaacAAGAGATAATTGCATTTTAAAAGCTCTAAAGCAATACAAGATTTCATTATAAGATACAAGAAATTAATAGAAATGAACCCAAACTATTAGACATCTAAACACAAGCATATGGACTAGCATACTCA
Coding sequences:
- the LOC131324654 gene encoding uncharacterized protein LOC131324654 isoform X6; protein product: MANGKKNFIKPCSLATMKKTKYEMARDERMKENNARLKAAGIDRILADLRGTSLPNCTNEKRMGTRNGVDDPDYMPPSIEDANDDESLDSLEHELQQIPPSGPTRSEVELQHDSTRVLERMTRSTPHLVVESQPSPPCNVEIQSEAAAVSSAVAPNRRGRGISRGLELQRLVENKGKLLVSIPPEYRAPVGTYASKLASKIGVEVRAQVEDLSVKSWKAMDEGIKAPLLQSLKDQFDFEGDPIDVNKAITSRCGRRLSDYTHRLYEKFKKLKATKGEAYARSHPPPQIAMEQWTRLIEKKWTNKDWLEEMVRVDAALNQEGASPLTGEQMSVTVLKQKPGYVKGLGLRPSSSIRTTSETALKALGLRPSSSAMTHEYVSSLEMKIEAQNDTIEKLLEASKQQQKINASMMEFLIEKGYTGHVGSAETSSND